CCCTATCAAAAAACCCTGATCCCATTTCAACTTTCAACCTTTAACCTTCAACCTTCAACCACCAATGGCCGGCGGTCGCTTCCGCGAGCTTCTCAAAAAATACGGCAAAGTAGCCTTAGTCGTCCACTGCTCCGTCTCCGCCGCAAGCATCAGCGGCCTATACATCGCCATAAAAAACAACGTCGACGTCGAATCCGTACTCGAAAAAGTCCGCTTCAAACAACTCGAATCCGTACTAGAAAAAGTCGGTATGGCCGGTCCAAAAGAAGAACAACTAGATCCCCAAACCACCACCGCTGACGTGGCAAAGCCGAGGAACCGGACGGCGGAACTGGCGGCGTCCAGCGGCGGAGCTCTGGCGCTGGCG
The sequence above is drawn from the Helianthus annuus cultivar XRQ/B chromosome 12, HanXRQr2.0-SUNRISE, whole genome shotgun sequence genome and encodes:
- the LOC110895308 gene encoding uncharacterized protein LOC110895308, whose protein sequence is MAGGRFRELLKKYGKVALVVHCSVSAASISGLYIAIKNNVDVESVLEKVRFKQLESVLEKVGMAGPKEEQLDPQTTTADVAKPRNRTAELAASSGGALALAVLCNKALFPVRVPITIAVTPPIARFLARRKIINNSIQ